The Methylobacterium sp. PvR107 genome contains a region encoding:
- the purD gene encoding phosphoribosylamine--glycine ligase, with protein MNILLIGSGGREHALAWRLAQSPLCTRLFTAPGNPGTARHGTNRPELKVTDHAAVAAFCTAESIGLVVVGPEAPLVAGLVDDLKAAGIRAFGPTRDAARLEGSKGFTKDLCAACGIPTAAFARFTALEPALAYVRQQGAPIVVKADGLAAGKGVTVAETVDQAEDALTALFEEPGAEVVVEECLFGEEASFFALCDGTRAIPLGTAQDHKRVFDGDRGPNTGGMGAYSPARVVTPEIEARVMAEIIAPTLAGMRARGCPFTGILYAGLMLTADGPKLIEYNTRFGDPEAQVLMPRLASDLVPALLSACEGDLSGVGLEFDPHRAALTVVMAAAGYPGAVVRGSVIRGVDEAEGDGVHVFQAGTRAEGGQLLAEGGRVLAVTALGDSVTDAKARAYAAVARIDWPEGFCRRDIGYRAVAREAGER; from the coding sequence ATGAACATCCTGCTGATCGGCTCGGGCGGCCGCGAGCACGCTCTGGCCTGGCGTCTGGCCCAGAGCCCGCTCTGTACCCGCCTGTTCACGGCTCCGGGCAATCCCGGTACGGCCCGCCACGGCACGAACCGGCCGGAGCTCAAGGTCACCGACCATGCCGCGGTGGCGGCGTTCTGCACCGCGGAATCGATCGGCCTGGTGGTGGTCGGGCCCGAAGCGCCCCTGGTCGCCGGGCTCGTCGACGATCTGAAGGCAGCCGGGATCCGCGCCTTCGGGCCGACCCGGGACGCCGCCCGCCTCGAGGGCTCGAAGGGCTTCACCAAGGACCTGTGCGCCGCCTGCGGCATCCCCACCGCGGCCTTCGCGCGCTTCACCGCCCTGGAGCCGGCGCTGGCCTATGTCCGCCAGCAGGGCGCCCCGATCGTCGTGAAGGCCGACGGGCTCGCTGCCGGCAAGGGTGTCACGGTCGCCGAGACTGTGGACCAGGCCGAGGACGCGCTCACCGCCCTCTTCGAGGAGCCCGGCGCCGAGGTGGTGGTCGAGGAATGCCTGTTCGGCGAGGAGGCCAGCTTCTTCGCCCTGTGCGATGGCACGCGGGCGATCCCGCTCGGCACCGCGCAAGACCACAAGCGCGTGTTCGACGGGGACCGCGGGCCCAATACCGGCGGCATGGGCGCCTATTCCCCGGCCCGGGTCGTGACCCCGGAGATCGAGGCCCGGGTCATGGCCGAGATCATCGCGCCGACGCTCGCGGGCATGCGGGCGCGGGGCTGCCCGTTCACCGGCATCCTGTATGCCGGGCTGATGCTCACGGCGGACGGCCCCAAGCTGATCGAGTACAACACCCGTTTCGGCGATCCCGAGGCGCAGGTTCTGATGCCGCGCCTCGCCTCCGACCTCGTGCCGGCCCTGCTCTCGGCCTGCGAGGGCGATCTGTCCGGGGTGGGCCTCGAATTCGACCCCCATCGGGCCGCGCTCACCGTGGTGATGGCGGCGGCCGGCTATCCGGGTGCCGTGGTCCGGGGCTCGGTGATCCGCGGGGTCGACGAGGCCGAGGGCGACGGGGTTCACGTGTTCCAGGCCGGCACCCGCGCCGAGGGCGGACAGCTGCTCGCCGAAGGCGGCCGGGTTCTGGCGGTCACGGCCCTGGGTGACAGCGTCACCGACGCCAAGGCCCGCGCCTACGCGGCGGTGGCCCGGATCGACTGGCCGGAGGGTTTTTGCAGGCGCGACATCGGGTACCGCGCCGTGGCGCGGGAGGCGGGAGAGCGCTGA
- a CDS encoding Lrp/AsnC family transcriptional regulator, translated as MSAGLDRIDQKILRLLQADGRMANAEIAERVGTSAATCHRRIQRLFTEGFVRAVRALIDPARVGRGTLVFVGVVLDRSTPESFSEFEAAMRSIPVLLDCHLVAGDFDYMLKIRVSDMADFNRLHSATLIGLPGVRQTRTFFVMKEVIDNAPLDL; from the coding sequence ATGTCCGCAGGGCTCGACCGGATCGACCAGAAGATCCTCCGCCTCCTCCAGGCGGACGGGCGCATGGCGAATGCCGAGATCGCCGAGCGGGTCGGCACCAGCGCGGCGACCTGCCATCGCCGGATCCAGCGCCTGTTCACCGAGGGGTTCGTGCGGGCGGTGCGGGCTCTGATCGATCCGGCCCGGGTCGGTCGCGGCACCCTGGTCTTCGTCGGCGTCGTGCTCGACCGCTCGACGCCCGAGAGCTTTTCGGAATTCGAGGCGGCCATGCGGTCGATTCCCGTGCTCCTCGACTGCCATCTCGTGGCCGGCGATTTCGACTACATGCTGAAGATCCGTGTCTCCGACATGGCCGATTTCAACCGGCTCCACAGCGCCACGCTGATCGGCCTGCCGGGGGTCCGACAGACGCGGACCTTCTTCGTGATGAAGGAGGTGATCGATAACGCGCCGCTCGACCTGTGA
- a CDS encoding 1-aminocyclopropane-1-carboxylate deaminase, with protein sequence MLDKFERYPLTFGPTPIEPLKRLTAHLGGEVELYAKREDCNSGLAYGGNKLRKLEYIVPDAIASGADTLVSIGGVQSNHTRMVAAVAAKIGMKCRLIQEAWVPHEDAVYDRVGNILLSRIMGAQTQLVDDGFDIGIRDSWKRALAEVEAEGGKPYAIPAGASVHKYGGLGYVGFAEEVRRQEAEMGLRFDYVVVCTVTGSTHAGMLVGFSADGRARNVIGIDASCTPAQTKAQVLDIAQNTAALVGAGDIVADDVVLNEDYAYPVYGVPSQETVEAIRLSARLEGMITDPVYEGKSMQGMIDLVKKGFFPKGSKVLYAHLGGAPALNGYSYTFRNG encoded by the coding sequence ATGCTGGACAAATTCGAGCGCTATCCCCTGACCTTCGGCCCGACGCCGATCGAGCCGCTCAAGCGCCTGACTGCGCATCTCGGCGGGGAGGTGGAGCTCTACGCCAAGCGCGAGGATTGCAATTCCGGCCTCGCCTACGGCGGCAACAAGCTGCGCAAGCTCGAATACATCGTGCCGGATGCCATCGCGAGCGGGGCCGACACGCTGGTGTCGATCGGCGGCGTGCAGTCGAACCACACCCGCATGGTCGCGGCGGTCGCCGCCAAGATCGGCATGAAGTGCCGGCTGATCCAGGAAGCCTGGGTGCCCCACGAGGACGCGGTCTACGACCGGGTCGGCAACATCCTGCTGTCGCGGATCATGGGCGCGCAGACGCAGCTCGTGGATGACGGGTTCGATATCGGCATCCGCGATTCGTGGAAGCGCGCGCTCGCCGAGGTCGAGGCCGAGGGCGGCAAGCCTTACGCGATCCCGGCCGGCGCCTCGGTGCACAAGTATGGCGGGCTCGGCTATGTCGGCTTCGCCGAGGAGGTGCGCCGACAGGAGGCCGAGATGGGCCTGCGCTTCGACTACGTGGTGGTCTGCACGGTGACGGGCTCGACCCATGCCGGCATGCTGGTGGGTTTCTCGGCCGATGGGCGCGCCCGCAACGTTATCGGCATCGACGCCTCCTGCACCCCGGCCCAGACCAAGGCCCAGGTCCTCGACATCGCCCAGAACACCGCCGCCCTGGTCGGCGCCGGCGACATCGTGGCTGACGACGTGGTTCTCAACGAGGATTACGCCTACCCGGTCTACGGCGTGCCCTCGCAGGAGACCGTGGAGGCGATCCGCCTCTCGGCCCGGCTCGAGGGAATGATCACCGACCCGGTCTACGAGGGGAAGTCGATGCAGGGCATGATCGACCTCGTGAAGAAGGGCTTCTTCCCGAAGGGCTCGAAGGTGCTCTACGCCCATCTCGGCGGCGCGCCGGCTCTGAACGGCTACAGCTACACGTTCCGCAACGGCTGA
- the ggt gene encoding gamma-glutamyltransferase — protein MIAPARALLLTALLALGGPPAWAASGPAVEAENGMVVSSQRLASQVGADILKAGGNAVDAAVAVAYAEAVVNPCCGNLGGGGFLVLHSADGRSRFVNFRETAPAAATRDMYLDAAGNVVKGASLRGWKAAGVPGTVLGLNTALAAYGTLSLARVMAPAIALARDGFVLTRGDTDILESGTTLFAGQANVARIFLRPDGSPWRPGDRLVQTDLARTLQAIADRGADAFYKGAIPEAVEAASRAGGGLLTAADFAAYTVTQSEPLTCRYRGATILSAPPPSSGGATLCEILNILDGYDLRAAGFNAARTVHLMVEAMRRAYADRNLLLGDPAFVENPVDRLLSPAYAETLRASISPDRATPSAEIRPDPGPEARERPETTHISVMDKAGNAVALTYTINGYFGAGVIAGDTGFFLNDEMDDFTVKTGVPNLFGLVQGSKNAIQPGKRPLSSMAPTIVLRDGKVALVAGSPGGSRIITINAQTLINMLDFGMEPQEAVDAPRIHHQWLPDTLYAEPFALSADTQGLLRRMGHTIVEQKPWGAQELIAVRAAAPALPEAASSGNDASRTERMRPGLLYGANDNRRPAGAAIGE, from the coding sequence ATGATCGCACCGGCACGCGCGCTGCTCCTGACGGCCCTGCTCGCCCTCGGCGGCCCACCGGCCTGGGCCGCCTCGGGACCGGCCGTGGAGGCCGAGAACGGGATGGTGGTCTCGTCCCAGCGCCTCGCCTCGCAGGTGGGGGCCGATATCCTGAAGGCCGGCGGCAACGCCGTCGATGCCGCGGTGGCGGTGGCCTACGCCGAAGCGGTGGTGAACCCGTGCTGCGGCAACCTCGGCGGCGGCGGTTTCCTGGTGCTCCACAGCGCCGACGGGCGCAGCCGCTTCGTCAATTTCCGCGAGACCGCCCCGGCGGCCGCCACCCGGGACATGTATCTCGACGCCGCCGGCAACGTCGTGAAGGGCGCGAGCCTGCGCGGCTGGAAGGCGGCCGGCGTGCCCGGGACGGTGCTCGGCCTCAACACCGCGCTCGCCGCGTACGGGACCCTGTCGCTGGCGCGGGTGATGGCGCCGGCGATCGCGCTCGCCCGGGACGGGTTCGTGCTGACCCGGGGCGACACCGACATCCTCGAATCCGGCACGACGCTGTTCGCGGGCCAAGCGAACGTCGCCCGGATCTTCCTGCGCCCGGATGGCAGCCCCTGGCGGCCCGGGGACCGGCTGGTCCAGACCGATCTCGCCCGCACCCTCCAGGCCATCGCCGATCGCGGCGCGGACGCGTTCTACAAGGGTGCGATCCCGGAGGCCGTGGAGGCGGCCTCACGGGCGGGCGGCGGCCTGCTGACGGCGGCCGACTTCGCCGCCTACACGGTGACGCAGTCCGAGCCGCTCACCTGCCGCTACCGGGGCGCCACGATCCTGTCGGCGCCCCCGCCCTCGTCGGGCGGGGCCACGCTCTGCGAGATCCTCAACATCCTCGACGGCTACGACCTGCGGGCCGCCGGGTTCAACGCGGCCCGGACCGTGCACCTGATGGTCGAGGCGATGCGGCGTGCCTACGCGGACCGCAACCTGCTGCTCGGCGATCCGGCCTTCGTGGAGAACCCGGTCGACCGGCTGCTGTCCCCGGCCTACGCGGAGACGCTCCGGGCCTCGATCAGCCCGGACCGGGCGACCCCGTCGGCGGAGATCCGTCCGGATCCCGGTCCGGAGGCGCGGGAACGGCCCGAGACCACCCACATCTCGGTGATGGACAAGGCCGGCAACGCGGTCGCGCTGACCTACACGATCAACGGCTATTTCGGCGCCGGGGTGATCGCCGGCGACACGGGATTCTTCCTCAACGACGAGATGGACGACTTCACGGTCAAGACCGGAGTGCCGAACCTGTTCGGGCTCGTGCAGGGGTCGAAGAACGCGATCCAGCCTGGCAAGCGCCCGCTCTCGTCCATGGCGCCCACGATCGTGCTGCGCGACGGCAAGGTCGCGCTGGTGGCGGGCTCGCCGGGGGGCTCGCGGATCATCACGATCAACGCGCAGACGCTGATCAACATGCTCGATTTCGGCATGGAGCCGCAGGAGGCCGTGGATGCCCCGCGCATCCATCACCAATGGCTGCCCGACACACTCTACGCCGAGCCCTTCGCGCTCTCGGCGGACACGCAGGGCCTGCTGCGGCGGATGGGCCACACGATCGTCGAGCAGAAGCCCTGGGGGGCGCAGGAGCTCATCGCGGTCCGGGCCGCGGCGCCGGCCCTGCCGGAGGCCGCGTCGTCGGGCAACGACGCCTCGCGCACGGAGCGGATGCGGCCGGGCCTGCTCTACGGCGCCAATGACAACCGCAGGCCGGCCGGAGCGGCGATCGGGGAATAG
- a CDS encoding oxalate decarboxylase family bicupin, translating into MTEISRRAIIAAGGAMMAAPAAAQSSGPAAPLPERGGKGADILGPRNQPRAAEEPFTLAPPATDHGTMPNLKWSFSDSHMRLEEGGWARQTTTRELPVSTAMAGVNMRLKAGAVREMHWHKESEWAYMIKGKARITAVDQDGRTFADDVGEGDLWYFPGGIPHAIQGLASDGVDGCEFLLVFDDGGFSEDSTFLLTDWLAHTPKDVLAKNFGLPESAFAKIPEKELYIFPGPKPGPLAADRMGGSGPVPKTFSHRMLAQEPVRTRGGSVRITDSTVFPASVTIAAALVEVEPGGLRELHWHPNGDEWQYYLSGQGRMTVFGSESKARTFDYQAGDVGYVPFAMGHYIENTGDTTLTFLEMFKSPRYADISLAQWLALTPHPLVQAHTGLDPRLVDALPQTKSPVVPG; encoded by the coding sequence ATGACCGAGATTTCCAGGCGCGCCATCATCGCCGCCGGCGGTGCGATGATGGCGGCTCCCGCTGCTGCGCAATCCTCCGGACCGGCCGCGCCTCTCCCGGAGCGCGGCGGCAAGGGCGCCGACATCCTCGGTCCCCGGAACCAGCCCCGGGCCGCCGAGGAGCCGTTCACCCTGGCTCCGCCCGCCACCGACCACGGCACGATGCCGAACCTGAAATGGTCCTTCTCCGACAGCCACATGCGGCTCGAGGAAGGCGGCTGGGCGCGCCAGACCACGACCCGCGAGCTGCCGGTCTCCACCGCCATGGCCGGGGTCAACATGCGGCTCAAGGCCGGCGCGGTGCGCGAGATGCACTGGCACAAGGAATCCGAGTGGGCCTACATGATCAAGGGCAAGGCCCGGATCACCGCGGTCGATCAGGACGGGCGCACCTTCGCGGACGATGTCGGCGAGGGCGATCTCTGGTACTTCCCGGGCGGCATCCCGCACGCGATCCAGGGCCTCGCGTCCGACGGGGTCGATGGCTGCGAGTTCCTGCTCGTGTTCGACGACGGCGGCTTCTCGGAGGATTCCACCTTCCTGCTGACCGACTGGCTGGCGCACACGCCGAAGGACGTGCTCGCCAAGAATTTCGGCCTGCCCGAGAGCGCCTTCGCCAAGATTCCCGAGAAGGAGCTCTACATCTTCCCCGGTCCGAAGCCCGGCCCGCTCGCGGCCGACAGGATGGGCGGCTCCGGGCCGGTGCCGAAGACCTTCAGCCACCGCATGCTGGCGCAGGAGCCGGTCCGCACCAGGGGCGGCAGCGTACGCATCACCGATTCCACGGTGTTCCCGGCCTCGGTCACCATCGCGGCGGCCCTGGTCGAGGTCGAGCCCGGGGGCCTGCGCGAGCTGCACTGGCACCCCAACGGCGACGAGTGGCAGTACTACCTCTCGGGTCAGGGGCGGATGACGGTATTCGGCTCGGAATCGAAGGCCCGCACCTTCGACTACCAGGCCGGCGACGTCGGCTACGTGCCCTTCGCCATGGGCCACTATATCGAGAATACCGGCGACACGACGCTCACCTTCCTGGAGATGTTCAAGAGCCCGCGCTACGCCGACATCTCGCTGGCCCAGTGGCTGGCGCTGACGCCTCATCCCCTGGTCCAGGCCCATACCGGGCTGGACCCCAGGCTCGTCGACGCCCTCCCGCAGACGAAATCGCCGGTCGTTCCGGGTTGA